One stretch of Psilocybe cubensis strain MGC-MH-2018 chromosome 6, whole genome shotgun sequence DNA includes these proteins:
- a CDS encoding GTP-binding protein rhoA, with protein sequence MSEIRRKLVIVGDGACGKVYVPTVFENYVADVEVDGKHVELALWDTAGQEDYDRLRPLSYPDSHVILICFAVDSPDSLDNVQEKWISEVMHFCAGLPIILVGCKKDLRRDPRVIEELRKTSQRPVTPEEGMAVAQKIGAKHYLECSAKSGEGVREVFQYATRAALLSRGKGKKSHHCIVL encoded by the exons atgtcagaaatcaGAAGGAAGCTTGTCATCGTTGGTGATGGTGCTTGCGGAAAG GTCTATGTGCCCACCGTGTTCGAGAACTACGTTGCCGATGTCGAGGTCGATGGCAAGCACGTGGAGCTTGCTCTATGGGATACGGCCGGCCAGGAAGACTACGATCGTCTCCGCCCTCTCAGTTATCCTGATTCGcatgtcatcctcatctgctTCGCCGTCGACTCCCCCGATTCGCTTGATAACGTCCAGGAGAAG TGGATTTCCGAAGTTATGCATTTCTGTGCCGGCCTGCCTATCATTCTTGTCGGCTGCAAAAAGGATCTCAGACGTGACCCCCGTGTGATTGAGGAGCTTAGGAAGACGAGCCAGCGACCCGTAACCCCCGAAgag GGTATGGCAGTCGCCCAGAAGATCGGGGCAAAGCACTACCTCGAGTGCTCCGCCAAGTCGGGTGAAGGCGTCCGCGAAGTCTTCCAGTACGCCACCCGCGCCGCACTGCTCAGCAGaggaaagggcaagaagaGCCACCATTGCATCGTGTTGTAG